TCGTCTCTGTGATGACTTGGACCAGAGGCGAATCTATGACTTAAACATGATGGTTTTGAACTCGCTGTACTGTTGAAATTATGAGTTCAGAATATAACGTTTATTGTGATCTTAATGTTTTTCATTTTACATCTACGTTGTGTGTCGAAAATGATGGATTCAGTTGAAACTTGAATCCATGGCACAAAGGCTACACCATATTAAGTAAAGCAGAATAACACCCTCTCCCCAGTGTCTGCTGTTATGTACACTGCACATTGTGTCTCTATACTTAAAAGAGTTGTAAGAAGATAccaatataacataaaaaataacagAAGACAGCATAATATAGATATGATCATTTTCCTATCATATCTGGTCTATCAATGAATGGGAACCTTGGAGCAATGGTAATGTTGTTTCCGTGTGACCTGCAGCTCACGGGTTTGAGCCATGGATTCTGTCTATAACAATTGCATCAAGGTAGGCTGCTTACGTTCGTGCACCAGGCCACCCTTTTTTTCGTTTGGGCTATCAATCAATCCTCCATCAAAAGGAGGGATTCTTGTATTAGTGTCAAAAGCATTTTCACTTCCATGCATGATCCTGATGGTCTCTTCATTAGCCTCATGATACCAATATGAACTTTGTAGACATTCAGATGACTCTGATTCCCGCGATGCAAAGTCCTTTTGAGAGAGATTATGTTGTGTTTCCAATGAACAAACTCTATTTTGGCTATGATAAAGGGCTGTTTCGAGCTCCTTAATTCGAGCTTCTAGTCTGGATTCTATTACCTCATGCAGACGCGAGCTAAGCTCCCTCGGGGAAACAGGATAGTTGGCAGGTTTAGAATGAACAATCCAAGTTCCACTAGTATGACTATCTGATTCTGATGAATCAGGACTCTGTACACTGAGGCAATCTAGTTTTAAGTCTCCTTGAACCACATTTATTTCATCTTCTGGATCTAGCtgcaaattttaattttttatgaatcAGAAATTTTGTCAACATGGACATCAAAAATGACAATTGTGCCTCAATCTCAAGCAAGTTGGAGTCGGCTATACAAAATCCTCACTATCCATGTCGCTCCATTTGTGGGGTCATCTCAGTCAGTCTCGAAAACGATATTTTCAAAAAGTACCAATAAGTAGAAGTATAGCTAAATGCAGGCTTACCTCAACAAAATCAGATATTCTTTCAAAGGTTGAAACCTTCAAGCTCATTTCCAACCTTTCCAATTCAGCTTCAAGCTCTGCCTCAATTTCGCTCATCGACTCGTGTTTTTCTGCTTCACTGGTTTGTCTTGTTGGTTCATCAACAGTTGACATAGAGAGACTATATAGATTTGGATCTTCATAATCATCATTAGCAATCTCTTTCACATTGAGCTCCTCTTCTAACTCTTGTACTAAATTTTTGGTCCATTTTAACTTCTCATTCACCTTTTCTATCTCTTTTCTGTTTGCAATAACAGCAGACATCATGCCACTAACAATTCCCATATAGAATAGAGTCATTCCATTTGCTAGCCCTGGTTGAATCAAGACAAgggagaaacataaataaaGCATTAGATAACTAAATtggttgctcggactctccaaaaatattgTCATACTCATGTCGAATACTCCAAAAATGTTActaagagtccgagcaacataagtTTTGGCTAGATAGAGCCATTCTATTTAGTCAAAATCTTGAAGGTAACTAAATTGCTTTATGTTTGGCCTATGTTGCTCGAACTCTACAAAAATATTGCTGCACTCGTGTTGAATCCTTCCAAAAACACTACTCACCTAGTGGAATTTTTTAAGagttcgagcaacataggttTTTGGTGAGATCAATTAGATCATCAGAATAACAATAAAGTCATGTTCTTCAATTGCTTTTCTCCAAATGGATAGAGCAAACGGATGACAATACACTCGAAAATAGATAACTTTGCAtaaatattcaacaaattccTTAAAAACTTATATCTCATAAGAAATGGTGAAACCAAATCATGAAAAAAGGGACTATAGAGAGCAGAAGAACAACTCATTCAACCTATAACAACATATTCAGTGAAATCTCATAGCGGGGCCTGGGGAGAGTAGGAGTGTAgagtgtacgtagaccttacccctacctcgtgaaggtagagaggttattTCCGAAATACCCTTGACTCATATGATCTAGTAAGTATGCAATAAGTAGAAACTGAGTGGAAACAATTGATATGTATGCAATAAGAAGAAACTGAAACAAGAATATATAACATCAATCGAAATGAGTACagtttaacttatatatactaACATCGTCACCTAAATGATAACTACAGATAACTTCAAACCACAAATACATGTAAACAAGAACCTAGAAAATAAGGCATGTTACGCGCTACAACATGTCAAAAACACATATACTGTAAAATTTCTCTACGCTGTCACGTTAAATCCAAATAAACTTCATATGGTTTTTGAAGTTAGAACCTGTTGTATTGAATGATCCAACAGAATCTTTGTTCCTGGTACTTGTATATTCTTTTGCACACTCATAATTTGTAGAGGATGGAAAAATTGAATCTTTCTCGAGGCATTCTGATGAATCAAGATTAAGCTGTCTGAATCTGAAAACCCCTTCATCGGGGACTTCCTTTTTAGCTCTTTTTCGAGCTAATATGTGAAACGGACACATTTTTTCGCGTAATTGGTGCAACAAATTCTTGTTATGCACTAAAAAGTTGTCCTTTTCCTCTGATGAACTTTGCAAATATTGTGCTACATAACCTGCTCCTGCAGCTGCTACAACAACCCAAAACTCCATATTCTATGATAATTAACAAGTCTTGAAATCAGGGGCGGAGCTAGAAGGTTACCTACAGGTTCGGCTTAACCAGTGACTTTAGCCCAATATgtgcaaaaatttaaattcagaACTCAATTACTAACGATATCGCTATTCTAGAATTCAAAACACATAAATGGGAAATTCCAAACATGCTATTAATGGAATACTAGCTCTAATCTctcataccaaaaaaaaaacaaaaaacatttcTGGATAATGCCATAGATATATTAGAGTTTagacaaaatttaagaaaaaaataatattttgatgcaCTAAACATTTCACGTTTATGCAGGATTTGAAGAAGGATCGCACCCTTAGGGTGTAATGTAGGAAGTCTATCCTAATGCAAACATCAATGACTGATTCTACGATTTGAACTTATGAGATCTAAATCACACAAAAACAATATAGCTAATATATGATTATTAGCTATATTTCTTATAATACTTagatagagagaaaaatataggTGGAATAATATATGGTTATCATAAATTTAGTCACCATGACCACGTAGTTAGTTATTGAAAATGAAAGGTggaccaaaagaaataaatagaatataactatattattaaaaaaaaaaaaaaaagaagatccAACCTACTATAATGAagtccaaatatttctttttctctaaaaaaaaaagtgaggcCATAAATGATTTACGTGTCTATTGAAAATGTAACATATAATAACTACTAGCCACATGCATTTTAGTTCGTTCTATATTTAGGAACCTAGGTAATAATATCTCGATATCATTACCTAAACAAaagtcaaatacaaatatacaataaaCTATTGAAGCAACTTCAAAATGAGTTGAAACTATATAGATATTAAAATCTATAAAGTTGAAGTAGTATTAGTTTTTAAAACCATCCAAAAACGAAAATATTGTACCTTCAACATGAACATGTAATAAAACCATAACAAgatttgatataattaattaagcCTAAAACAACACTAATTATAGTTCTTTTGTTGGTAACCTTCTCCCCAACGTCCATCAGAACTTTGAGGCCGGCTTCTCGAACGTTGACCACCGCGaaattcacctctctccaatGGAGAATTTGCCCTCTCTCCGTGaactgaataaaatttaaatactatATGATTACgatataataaagaaagaaagtcTTGAAGTAACATTAAAATCATCTCTATGACTTATAGGTCATCAGTTCAAACTGTGAAATCAATAACTGATGCTTATGTCATCCTGtattataacaaaataaaacgACAAGCACACATATAAGTACCTTTGTTAGTTCTCTTGTATCTCATGTAAGCTCGTTTCCCCTTCACCATAACGTGATGAGTCTAGAAtcaaacattaaagaaaaaagacaaacattaaaaaacgatcaataaactttaaatcgataaatatttttgaagaataaaatGTGTAAAATTCATTACATGGACAGCCTTTTGAGCAGAAATTGCATCTTGAAAATGCACAAAACCACAACAATATCCATCCTACATTAAaaaatttttcaatatatatataaatgcttaatcattaaacaaaaaataagtttaaagCATATGATAAatcgaaaaataaaatgaaagtgATACATATATACCTCGTATACTTCATAAGCTTTCAGTTGAACGTCTTGAATGTGAAGGGGTCCAAACTCTTTAACAACAGcatataaatcattttttgttgTGTTGGGTAGTAGTCCTCCAACAAATATCGATTTATCTGTAAAATGTAAACAAATAATTCAACAATTGacttaatatgataaaaatttcatcaattatttGACTATTGTAACAATAGAAATTTACATTCGATGTCATTATGATAATTGTCTTGCGTAACTCTGGTTGAAGGAGTACTTGCAACTTTCAACACATCACTCGAACTAGACTTCTGAACGAAGTTATTGGGTTGTGGCTTTTTAGGAGCCGATGGTAGGCCAACATTTTTTGGTGGCGAGGACCTACCTTGCTTTATCTATAGAAAATATTTCGAATTAGACAAAACATAAGaagtaaaattacaatttaagaTTAACATTCTTATGGTGTTTATATAACTAGCACGTGAATCAAACGATCCAAAAAAGTAGGACTAACCATTGAAGCATAGGTAATTTTTGGAGCCTCGTTCTCAACGATGACGGGGGCCACAGGGGccttctttttttgttcttcttctttctttgggCTTGAAGGCTTCTGGTCgacttcatcatcaacattgttttCAGCTTTGCTCTGAGTAGCTATAATAATCCAAATGGAGAACAACTTAATATAATCAATAATAAAGGCTAAAATTCTACGCgctaacaaattaaatatttatacaatcATGTCATCTAAGAGGTGATTATAAGGCATACCTAAAGGAGTAGCAATTGAACCATTTTCCTCAACAATTGTTGAAGATTTGTCTTCACCAATAAAtctaaaaatatcattaaaCACATAGTATCCTGTCTCTTGTggagcaagaaaaaaagtttGAGAAAACCTTTTTCTTGACTTGTCTTGCCCAATTAAATAAGCCATAACTATCACCAAAACACCACCAGCAACAGATAATTGAGAGTCAATAGTTTGGACTTCAACTTTGCTACCCTTAAAGTGTGATGACATGATAAAATCACTTATGccctaaaatttaaaaaatgttgagccaaaatcaaaaaatagaaacaacattttattcaaagttaaaaacaaaaaaaattgtagtcaACCAATTGAAATACTAAGATTCTCTGTAAGAATACTTACATCAGAAGTTGTCACAGACTTAGTTTCACCATCGGACGATGGCCAACTTAGAACACTTTTTTCCTTGTAAAATCGATACGATTGGTCGATTAGGGTTTGTAAAATGTTATAGTATTGAACCACAAAAGCAGTGGCAACTTTTTCAGCAGCATGTCTTGTTGATTTAGTAGCCA
The DNA window shown above is from Solanum stenotomum isolate F172 chromosome 6, ASM1918654v1, whole genome shotgun sequence and carries:
- the LOC125867381 gene encoding uncharacterized protein LOC125867381, yielding MEFWVVVAAAGAGYVAQYLQSSSEEKDNFLVHNKNLLHQLREKMCPFHILARKRAKKEVPDEGVFRFRQLNLDSSECLEKDSIFPSSTNYECAKEYTSTRNKDSVGSFNTTGLANGMTLFYMGIVSGMMSAVIANRKEIEKVNEKLKWTKNLVQELEEELNVKEIANDDYEDPNLYSLSMSTVDEPTRQTSEAEKHESMSEIEAELEAELERLEMSLKVSTFERISDFVELDPEDEINVVQGDLKLDCLSVQSPDSSESDSHTSGTWIVHSKPANYPVSPRELSSRLHEVIESRLEARIKELETALYHSQNRVCSLETQHNLSQKDFASRESESSECLQSSYWYHEANEETIRIMHGSENAFDTNTRIPPFDGGLIDSPNEKKGGLVHERKQPTLMQLL